In one window of Rhizobium oryzihabitans DNA:
- the modA gene encoding molybdate ABC transporter substrate-binding protein yields MRLLRRTFFKTIAAATSFWVAASFAVIPAHAAEKVTVFAAASMKNALDAINAEWAKESGNEATVSYAASSALAKQIEQGAPADIFISADLAWMDYVAEKKLIETESRSNLLGNRIVLVAPADKAKSVDIKQDFDLAGLVGDGRLAMGAVDSVPAGKYGKAALEKLGVWSSVEKKVAGAESVRAALLLVSRGEAPYGIVYQTDAAADPGVKIVGTFPEDSHPPIIYPVAILSEAKSPAAKSYLDFLKSAKATPFFEKQGFTVLK; encoded by the coding sequence ATGAGACTCTTGCGTCGTACCTTTTTCAAAACTATCGCCGCGGCCACATCCTTCTGGGTGGCGGCCTCCTTTGCAGTGATTCCAGCCCATGCCGCCGAAAAGGTCACGGTTTTTGCCGCCGCGAGCATGAAAAATGCGCTCGATGCCATCAATGCCGAATGGGCAAAGGAAAGCGGCAACGAAGCGACCGTGTCCTACGCCGCAAGCTCCGCTCTCGCCAAGCAGATCGAGCAGGGTGCACCGGCAGACATCTTCATTTCCGCCGACCTAGCATGGATGGATTACGTCGCCGAAAAGAAGCTGATCGAGACTGAAAGCCGCTCCAATCTGCTTGGCAACCGCATCGTTCTCGTCGCACCGGCCGACAAGGCCAAATCGGTCGATATCAAACAAGACTTCGATCTCGCCGGACTGGTGGGTGACGGTCGCCTTGCCATGGGTGCGGTCGATTCCGTTCCGGCCGGCAAATACGGCAAGGCTGCGCTGGAAAAACTCGGCGTCTGGTCCTCGGTGGAGAAGAAAGTCGCCGGCGCGGAAAGCGTGCGCGCAGCACTGCTGCTCGTGTCGCGCGGCGAAGCGCCCTATGGCATCGTCTACCAGACCGACGCGGCCGCCGATCCCGGCGTGAAGATCGTTGGCACCTTCCCGGAAGACAGCCATCCGCCCATCATCTATCCCGTCGCCATTCTCTCCGAGGCAAAATCGCCGGCAGCAAAATCCTACCTGGATTTCCTGAAGTCCGCGAAAGCGACACCTTTCTTCGAAAAGCAAGGCTTTACCGTTTTGAAATAA
- the modB gene encoding molybdate ABC transporter permease subunit, with product MALHWWTLSPEEWTAIRLSLWVSSIAMFASLPFGIAVAVALARGNFWGKSLLNGIVHLPLILPPVVTGFLLLVLFGRRGAIGQFLDSWFGIVFSFRWTGAALACAVMAFPLMVRSIRLSIEAVDRKLEEAAGTLGASPFWVFLTVTLPLILPGIIAGMILAFAKAMGEFGATITFVSNIPGETQTLSAAIYTFTQVPGGDAGALRLTIVSVVISMLALLVSEFLARIIGKRVSME from the coding sequence ATGGCATTGCATTGGTGGACACTCAGCCCTGAAGAATGGACGGCAATCAGGCTCAGCCTGTGGGTGTCCTCCATCGCCATGTTCGCCAGCCTGCCCTTCGGCATTGCGGTGGCCGTGGCGCTGGCGCGAGGCAACTTCTGGGGCAAGTCGCTCCTCAATGGCATCGTCCACCTGCCGCTCATTCTGCCGCCCGTCGTCACCGGCTTTCTGCTGCTGGTCCTCTTCGGTCGCAGGGGAGCGATCGGGCAATTTCTCGATAGCTGGTTCGGCATCGTCTTTTCCTTCCGCTGGACAGGGGCGGCGCTTGCCTGCGCCGTCATGGCTTTTCCGCTGATGGTGCGCTCCATCCGCCTCTCGATCGAAGCGGTGGACCGCAAACTGGAAGAGGCGGCGGGAACATTGGGTGCGAGCCCGTTCTGGGTGTTCCTCACCGTCACGCTCCCCCTGATCCTGCCCGGCATCATCGCGGGCATGATCCTCGCTTTTGCCAAGGCCATGGGTGAATTCGGCGCGACGATCACCTTCGTTTCCAATATTCCGGGCGAAACCCAGACGCTGTCTGCCGCCATCTACACCTTCACCCAGGTTCCGGGCGGCGATGCCGGCGCATTGCGGCTGACCATCGTTTCCGTCGTAATTTCCATGCTCGCCCTGCTCGTCTCGGAGTTTCTGGCCCGCATCATCGGAAAACGGGTGAGCATGGAATGA
- a CDS encoding winged helix-turn-helix domain-containing protein, producing the protein MGETLPPLTPVLRIDFPPGERLGHGKIELMELIVETGSISAAGRAMDMSYRRAWLLVDALNHMFRQPVIESQRGGKQGGGAALTAFGAELLDRYRGMEKRMNDALRADIDWLEANRNPDAALNTDREPPTL; encoded by the coding sequence ATGGGTGAAACACTCCCGCCATTGACCCCGGTTCTCCGCATCGATTTTCCGCCCGGAGAGCGTCTCGGGCACGGCAAGATCGAGTTGATGGAACTGATTGTCGAGACGGGCTCGATATCAGCCGCCGGGCGGGCGATGGACATGTCCTATCGCCGCGCATGGCTGCTTGTGGATGCGCTGAACCATATGTTCAGGCAGCCGGTTATAGAATCCCAGCGTGGCGGCAAACAGGGCGGCGGGGCTGCGCTAACCGCATTCGGTGCTGAATTGCTCGACCGTTATCGCGGCATGGAAAAGCGGATGAATGACGCCTTGCGCGCGGATATCGACTGGCTCGAGGCCAACCGCAACCCGGATGCCGCCCTCAATACGGATCGAGAGCCGCCGACTTTATGA
- the modC gene encoding molybdenum ABC transporter ATP-binding protein → MTLSVTTRHRLGSFALDASFTSDGGVTALFGRSGSGKTSMIRIIAGLMQPDEGQVLLDGEVLADSGKRLFLPAHRRRFGYVFQEARLFPHLSVTQNLNYGKWFATEKGTGGDDGRIIEMLGIGHLLQRRPDKLSGGEKQRVAIGRALLSSPRLLLMDEPLASLDEERKAEIIPYLERLRDETKIPIVYVSHSIQEVARLADRIVVMKDGKVEAQGNAADVLARPGFSAHLERREAGSILSGNIESFDEQHGLAAVKLRSSLLQVPAKKAAPGTPARVLIPARDVMLATTKPEGLSALNILEGHIASVSASEDGMLTVQVDCGGDIIQSRITDLSRERLQLEPGKPVHAIIKSAALDPY, encoded by the coding sequence ATGACGCTTTCAGTTACCACCCGCCACCGCCTCGGCTCCTTTGCGCTCGATGCATCATTCACCTCTGACGGCGGCGTTACAGCGCTTTTCGGACGCTCCGGCTCCGGCAAGACCTCAATGATCCGCATCATAGCCGGCCTCATGCAGCCGGACGAGGGACAGGTCTTACTGGACGGCGAAGTGCTGGCCGATAGCGGGAAGCGGTTGTTCCTGCCGGCGCACAGGCGCCGTTTTGGTTACGTTTTTCAGGAAGCGCGGCTGTTTCCTCATCTCAGCGTTACCCAGAACCTGAACTACGGCAAATGGTTCGCCACGGAAAAGGGAACCGGAGGGGATGATGGTCGCATCATCGAGATGCTCGGCATCGGTCATCTTTTGCAACGTCGCCCGGACAAGCTCTCCGGCGGCGAAAAACAGCGCGTCGCCATCGGCCGCGCACTTCTGTCATCACCCAGACTGCTGCTGATGGATGAACCGCTTGCCTCACTCGACGAAGAGCGAAAGGCCGAGATCATTCCTTATCTCGAGCGACTGCGCGACGAGACGAAAATCCCGATCGTTTATGTCAGCCACTCCATCCAGGAAGTCGCCCGCCTTGCCGACCGTATCGTGGTGATGAAGGATGGCAAGGTGGAGGCGCAGGGAAACGCGGCCGACGTGCTGGCGCGACCGGGTTTCAGCGCCCATCTTGAACGGCGCGAAGCGGGCAGCATCCTTTCAGGAAACATCGAAAGCTTTGACGAACAGCACGGGCTTGCTGCCGTAAAGCTCCGCTCATCGCTTCTGCAGGTTCCGGCAAAAAAAGCTGCTCCCGGCACCCCGGCGCGCGTGCTGATACCGGCACGCGACGTGATGCTCGCCACGACAAAGCCGGAAGGCTTGAGCGCACTCAACATTCTCGAAGGCCATATTGCCAGCGTCTCGGCAAGCGAAGATGGCATGCTAACCGTTCAGGTGGATTGCGGCGGCGATATCATCCAGTCGCGCATCACCGATCTGTCGCGCGAACGTCTCCAGCTGGAACCCGGAAAACCGGTACATGCGATCATAAAGTCGGCGGCTCTCGATCCGTATTGA